The Longimicrobium sp. genome segment GGGCACGCGCCGCACCTTCTCGCGCCGCATCACGTCCATCACCTGCCGCACCGAGGCGTTGCGGTTGACGGTGGAGACGTTGGGCGTCATGCACTCCGCCACCGTGGCCGAGTCGCCCAGCCCGCGCGCCATGCCGCGCACCACCAGGTCGCGGTCCGTCACCACGCCGCGCAGCCGCCGCACCTCCGGGTCGTCGACCACGGGAAGGATGCCGACGTCGAGTTCCGCCATGCGCCTGGCGACCTCGCCAAGGGTGGTGGAGGGGGTGACGGCCTCGGGGTTCTCGGTCATGATGTCGCGCGCGCGCTCGGCGCCGCGCTTGGCCTCCCCGCGCCGGCCCGCGTTGCCGCGCACCTCCCGCCCGCCGCCCTGCGCTCCGGCGGGGCCGGTGCCGGTCACCCATCCGTTGTCGGTGCCGTACTCGCCGCCGCGCCCGAAGCCGAGCCCCCGGTCGGGTGGCCCGCCCTGGCCGTAGAGCGGAATGGGCCCGCGGTCGCCACCGTCGTAGTCTCTGCCGTAACGAGCCATCGTCACCTCCGTGCGGTTTGGGTGTAGCCTGGACCGCGGGCGACCGGCAAGTTGTGCACCGGCCCGCTTCCACTTCCGCCCCCCGCACCCGTCCCCATGCCGCCCGAGCCCCCTCCCCGGATGATCCGCGAGCTGCTGGGCGACGCCACGGGCCGCGGCGTCCGCGTCGGGGTGATCGACACCGGCTGGGACCGCACCCTCGCCGATCCGCGCGTCCTCCCCGGCGTGGGCCTCACCGACCCGGACGACGACTT includes the following:
- a CDS encoding CBS domain-containing protein, which codes for MARYGRDYDGGDRGPIPLYGQGGPPDRGLGFGRGGEYGTDNGWVTGTGPAGAQGGGREVRGNAGRRGEAKRGAERARDIMTENPEAVTPSTTLGEVARRMAELDVGILPVVDDPEVRRLRGVVTDRDLVVRGMARGLGDSATVAECMTPNVSTVNRNASVRQVMDVMRREKVRRVPVVDGEGRLVGIIAQADLAVNYAGLDPEREMEVEEVLERISEPGLPRYRSARYDHDHGGGIAGRVRGGLSGVQRGARQLLDRARDIID